The Gemmatimonas aurantiaca genomic sequence GAGACACGCATGGAGCCCGGCAAGGTGTACAAGGCCACGCTCGGTCCGCTCAACACGAGCAACTACTTCAAGGCCGGGCATCGGGTGCGCATCGAAGTGTCGAGCTCCAACTTCCCGCGCTTCGATCGCAATCTCAACACCGGCGGTGACAACTACAGCGAAACCACCGGCGTGACGGCGCACAACATCGTCTTCCACGGCGGCAAGACGCCTTCGAGTGTGACGCTGCCGATCGTGCGGACAACGAAGAAGTAATGGGTTGTGAGGAGCCGGGTTTGGGGGTGAACAACCGGGTGGTGGGCGACGGGTCCCGCGTCACGGGACACTCTACCCATGACCCGGCAGTTCACCCCCAAACCCGGCTCCCCAATACCCTTTACTCCCCCTGCGTCGCCTCCTCGAAGACGCCGACCTCGCGATTCTTCATGACATGACCGGCGGCGAAATACCGCCCGTTCATCGCGAGGTACACCCCGGCCGGCAATATCTGCGCGAAACTGAGCGCGCTGCCGAGATTGAACAGACCATCGGAGCTGCCGAACGCATACGGTACCATCGCCCCGGTGAGCACGATGGTCTTTCCCGGCACCGTCGCGGCAAGCACCTGCGCGGTTTCCGCCATCGTATCGGTGCCATGCGTGATCACGATGCGCGATTCCGGCACCCGCACACAGGCCTCGACGATCTGCTGCCGATGATGATGCAGCATCTCGAGGGAATCGATCATCATCAGCACATCCACCTGCACCTCGAGCATGCTGCGCCCGCGACGCAGCATTTCCGGCAGGTGTGTCTCACGAAACCGCAGTGAGCCGGTGAGTTCGTCGTATTCCTTGTCGAACGTGCCACCGGTGACGATGATGCGGATGCTCACGGCGATTCCTCCCGGTGTTTCCGCGCTTTCGCGGCTTTTGCTCTGGCACGCTTGGCCGCCTTCTCCGCCGCGCGGCGTTCCTGTTCGGCGATGACCGATTCGCGTGCGGCGATCTCCACTTCGCGCCGCGCCCACTCCTCACGATCGCGGGCTTCGGCTTCGCGCGTGCGCCGCAGACTTTCCGCGTCGCGCCAGGCCGCCACCCGGGCATGGTCGCCACCCACCAGCACCTCGGGCACACCAAACCCTTCGTATTCGGCGGGCCGGGTGTAGCTCGGCGCGCTGATGCCCCGATCGAAGAACGAATCGGTGCGCGCGCTGTCCAGATCGCTCATCGCGCCGGGCAACAGACGCACCGTGGCGTCCACGATGGCCAGCGCGGCAGGTTCGCCGCCACTCAGCACGAAATCGCCAAGTGAGAGCTCCTCGGTGGCAAGATGCTGCGCCACCCGCTCGTCCACGTCCTTGTAGTGGCCGCAGAGCAGCGTCAGTTCACTGCCCGCGGCGAATCGCACGGCGTCGGCGTGCGTGAAACGCCGGCCACGGGGGGAGAGCAGCACGATGGGCGCCGTGGCCCCGACCGAGGCCACCGCTTCGAAGAACGGACCGGGCTTCATCACCATGCCGGGGCCACCGCCGAACGGATAGTCGTCCACGGTGCGATGCCGGTCGTGCGTGAAGTCGCGCAGATCGACGAGTGAATACTGCACACTGCCGGCCATCGCGGCCTTGGCCGGAATGCTCAGCGACAGCGGTCCCGTGAAGAAACCGGGAAAGATGGTGACGATGTTGATGCGCAGCATGGGCAACCCGGGCAACATGGCCGCGGACGGATCGTTCAGTCGAGCAGACCGTCGAGCGGGGCCAGCACGATCGTGCGCGAGGCTTCGTCGACCGAGCGCACGAGATCGTCGTGCCACGGAACGAGCGGACGTCCGGACGTGGTCTCCACTTCGAGGATGAACCCCTGCGGCGCGTCGTACACATCGCGAACATGCCCCACGAGTCCCCGTCCGTCCACTTCCACACGCATGCCGATCAGATCGGCCACGTAGATCTCGTCGTCGTCCGCTTCCGGAAGACCGGCGGCATCGGCCAGGAGGTATCGTCCGCGCCAGGTATCGGCGAGATCGCGGTCGGCCACTTCATGCACCCGTACGAGCCATTCGCGGTTCATGGGACGGCCGTCTTCCACGTGCAGGGCCATGGGTACACCGGCCTGGTCGGGCAGCAGATTGCCCTCCCGGTCACCGGCATAAAGCACTGCGCCGGACGCAAAGAGTGCGTCCGGCGCATCGGTCAGCGATTCGACGGCCCAGGCGCCACGCACGCCATGTGCGCGGCGCACCCGACCGGCGACGATGAACTCGGCCAGCTCAGGCCTCGGACGAGGGCAGCACGACCGCCGCGGCCTGCAGCTTCGCGGCGAGACGGGCTTCGTGACGGGCCTTGAGGATGCCGGCGCGGCGGAGCAGCGAACGGACCGTATCGGTGGGCAGCGCGCCCACGTTCAGCCAGTGATTCACGCGGTCGGCCTTGAGCGCGATCGCGTTCTCGCCGCCACGCGGCTGGTACTGCCCGAGAATCTCGATGAAGCGGCCATCACGCGGGCTCTTCGAATCGGCAACGACGATACGGTACATCGGGGTCTTCTTCCGGCCTTCGCGGCGGAGACGGATCTTGACGGCCATCTGAGTCTCGGGACTGGTGGTGGTATACTGCGGACTGCAGCGTGGGCGCGCGGCCCACACCCGGGCTCATCGCGGTACCGGCATCTCCGGACCGCACCCGGCCCCCGGTATCGGATCCGATATCGGGGAGCCTTGAAAGCTATGTGAGCCGCAGCCGGGAAACAACGGGGGGCAAACCACCGGTCCGGTCTTCAATTTCCGGTCAATTTCCCGTCAGTTTCCCCTCGTTTTGCCTGCAGAGCCTGCAGGCTCCCCTGCGTTCTGCCCCGGCTTTCTGCCCGCCGCCGTCCCTCCGTAAGTCCTTCCGTAAGCCCCTCGCCCCTTCCGTCGTCCTCCGTCCCATGCGCCTGCATTCCCTCTCCGGGATCGCCATGGCGGCCGTGCTCTCCGTGCCGGCCGTCCCATTCGCCCAAACCACTCCGCCACGCCCCGCCGTCGAGTCCTCGGGCGGCATGGTCGTCTCGGCCAGCGCCATTGCCAGCGAGGTGGGACGCAATGTGCTGGCGGCCGGCGGCAACGCCGTGGACGCCGCCATCGCCACCGGCTTCGCGCTCGCAGTGACCTACCCCACCGCCGGCAACATCGGCGGCGGTGGCTTCATGGTGATCCGCTTCCCCGATGGACGCGCCACCACCATCGACTTCCGCGAGAAGGCACCGGCGGCCGCCACGCCCACGATGTTCACCGACTCCACGGGCGCCTATTCCTCGCGCATTCACCACAACTCGCATCGCAGCGTGGGCGTGCCGGGCACCGTGGCCGGTTTTGCGCTGGCGCATCAGAAGTACGGCAAGGCCCGCTGGAACACGATCGTCGGCCCCGCCGCGCAGCTCGCCGACACCGGTTTCCTCGTGCCCACCGGACTCGCCGCGTCGCTCACCGGCGCGCGCAACAAGCTGTCCACCGATTCGGGATCGCTGGCCGCCTACTACAAGGCCGGCCAGCCCTACGCCGCCGGTGAGCGGCTCACGCTGGGTGATCTGGGCAAGACCCTCGGTCGCATCCGCGATCAGGGGCGCGATGGCTTCTACAAGGGCACCACGGCGCAGCTCATTGCCGCCGAAATGAAACGCGGCGGTGGACTCATCACCGAAGCCGACCTTGCGGCCTATCAGGCGGCCGAACGGGCGCCGGTGCGCGGCAGCTTCAAGGGCTACGAGGTGATCTCCATGCCGCCGCCCAGCTCGGGCGGCGTGGCCATGATCGAGATGCTCAACATTCTCGAAGGCATGGACCTCCGGGCCATGGGACACAACTCGCCGCAGTACGTGCATTCATTGGTGGAGAGCATGCGGCGTGCCTTCCGTGATCGCGCGCTGTACCTCGGCGATCCCGATTTCACCAAGCCGCCCATCGACAAGCTCACGAGCAAGGCGTACGCCGAGGAGCTGCGTCGCACCATCGACCCGAACAAGGCGTCACCGTCGTCGCCGGCCGATGTCGCGCAGGGGTATGAGAGCGACGAGACCACGCACTACTCCGTGGTCGACAAGGACGGCATGGCGGTCTCGGTGACGTACACGCTGGAAGCCGGTTATGGCCTGGGCGCCGTGGTGGATGGCGCGGGGTTCCTGCTCAACAACGAGATGGGCGATTTCAACGGCAAGCCCGGTCTCACCGATTCGACGGGACTCATCGGCACGGCGCCCAACATCGCGCAGCCCGGCAAGCGCATGCTCTCGAGCATGACACCCACCATCATCGCACGCGATGGCAAACTCGTGGCCGTGGTGGGCAGTCCGGGTGGACGCACCATCATCAACACGGTGCTCGAAGTGGTGCTCAATCTCACCGCCTTCGACATGCCCGTGCAGGACGCGGTGAATGCGCCGCGCCTGCATCATCAGTGGCTCCCGAACACCGTGACGGTGGAGCGGGTCGGCTTCCCCGAATCCACACTCGACGCCCTCCGCGCCAAGGGCCATGTGGTGCGTGTCGGCGGACAGCAGGGGACGGCGCACTCCATTGCCATCGATCCCAGGACCGGCAAGCGACTCGGCGCACCCGATCCCCGTGACCGGGACGCGGGCGCATCGGGCACGGATCGCTGAACCACCGGGCATTGCCGCAGGGCGATCCCCCATGAACGATCGAGGGGACGGGACCACATGGTCCCGTCCCCTTCATTTGTCACGGATACTTCGCGCCGTCGGGATGTTTACTTCACCGTGAACGGCGCCACGGCCTTGTAGGTGTCCCACTGCACGATGATCTCTCCACCCTTGCCGGCGGGCTTCACCTGAATCTCCATCTTCTCCACGACGGGATTGTTGCTGGTCACCGTCATGGGAATGCGGACGAGATCCTGTGCCTTGTTGTAGTCCGTGCCCCATTGCTTCGTCTGCTTGTTGACGATGAGCTCCCACTTGAGGTTTTCCTGCAACTGGGTGAACAGCGTGTAGGTGCCGGCCGGCACGTCCTTGCCACCGAACGACAGCGTCTTGCTGGTGGTGAAGTGCGTCGCTTCGTTCGCGCCCGTGCGCCACACCATGCCCCACTTCATGTCCTGCAGACCGTTGAAGATCGCACGGCCGCGCTTGGACGGGCGGCCATAATTCACCTTGATATCGGCGCCACCGATGTTCACCGCGAGCGAATCACGCGGCGATGCGGGGGCCTGCGCGGCACCGGCCGGCGGCGCGTGGTTCATGCCACTCTGGGCGGCTGCGGGAACCGAGAACAACGACGCCGCGGCCAGCACACTGGCACCGCGCGTCAGCAGACGGGAAACGTTCATGGCGGGACTCGAATGAGGGAAAGGATACGGGCGACGACCTCTGGCCGTCGCCCGGTGTGTACCATACATCGCCAGGGGAGTTCCGCCAATTGGAAGCCGGGAGACGACCGCGTCCCCGCCCTCAGCTCGCGCGTATCACCTGCCCCGCGGCCGGGAGGTGCTGACCGTCCCGTATGGTCACCCGGCCATTCACGATCACCGTGCGGATGCCCACGGGATACTGAAAGGGATTCGCGAAAGTCGCCGTGTCGGCCACAGTGGCCGGATCGAAGACCACCACATCACCCGCCATGCGCGGCGCCAGCACGCCACGATCGCGCAGATGCACACGCGCCGCCGGCCTGGCGGTCATGCGATTGATGGCGGCGGTCAGACTCAGTGCCTTGCGCTCGCGGACATAGCGGCCGAGTACCCGGGGAAAGGTGCCGGCTCCCCGGGGATGCGGACTGCCCCGGCGCGTGGGTCCGTCGATGGCGAATGCACTGCCGTCGGAGCACACCATGCTGTACTCGTGAGCCAGCAACCGATCGAGATTGTCCTCGCTCATCGCGAACCCCAGCATTCCCACGTCGGCACGGTTGCGCTTGAGCAGCCCAACGGCCCCCTCGTACGGATCCACACCACGCGCCTTCGCCCACGCCCCGAGACGCTTGCCTTCCGCATCCCGATCACCGGCGGCACTCACACGGGAGATCTGCACGTTGTCCCAGCCGCCGATGAGTTCCACCTTGGCCAGCGCCTCCGTGCGGATGCGCGGTGCCACGGAAGCATCGTCGAGACGCGCGAGAAAGGCCGCGGTGCCTCCATCACGCGACCACACGGGAAAAAGGTTGGTGAGTCCCGTGGCGTACGCCACGTAGGGATACACATCGAACCACGCATCCACACCGGCCGCACGCGCCGCCTCGAGACGCGCCAGCGACGCATCGATTTTCGGCCAGTTGCGCGTGCCCTGCATCTTGAGATGGGAGATCTGCAGCGGACATCCCGCCCCGCGGGCCACGGCGATGGATTCGTCGATGGCTTCCAGCAACCGATCGTCTTCGTTGCGCATATGCGTGGCATAGGGCAGCCGGAGCGCGGCGAGCGGCCGGCACAGCGCGATCAGTTCCTCGCGTGAGGCAAAAGCGCCGGGGGTGTATTCGAGACCGGTGGAAGCCCCGCACGCACCTTCGCCCACTGCACGGGCCACCATCGCGGCCATGCGCGTGAGTTCCGCGGCCGTCGCCGGACGATCGATCTCGCCGATCACCTTGCCGCGCACACTGCCCAAGCCGATCATCGACGCCACGTTGACCGACGGTTTCAGCGCCGCCGTGCGCGCCGCCCATTCGGCGAACGAATCGCCCGCGTCCCCGCTGAACCGCGAGCTGCCGTCGGCACCCGCCACGATGGTCGTCACGCCCTGACGGATCACCGATTCGGCGCGCGGGTCCTCACGCAGTGAACTGTCACCATGCGAATGGATGTCGATGAAGCCAGGTGCCACCGCCAGACCGTGGGCGTCGATCTCCTCGGTTCCCCGTTCGGCGATGCGCGCGGCAATCTCCGTCACGCGCCCGTCGTGAACGGCCACATCGGCCACCCGTCCTTCGCTGCCTGTGCCGTCATAGACGGTGCCGCCGCGAATGATCAGATCGACGGCCACTCGTCGGGGTGTTGCCTCCCGTCGTGCGTCCTTCGGCGCAGCGCCTCCCAACACGGGCGCGGCGGCGAGCATCGCCCCCTGCGCCAGAAACGTCCGTCGTGTGCTCATGACCATTGCCTCACTGCCGGGCGCCCGGGCCCAGCACCACGCGTCCCGGTTTGGCTCCGGTGTGCTCGCCCCTGGCCAACACCGCGGTGCCATTCACGAACACATCGCGCACACCGGTGGCGTACTGATGCGGTTGTTCGAAGGTGGCGTTGTCGCGAATGGTCTTCGGATCGAACACCACGATATCCGCGAAGTATCCGGGTTTGAGTGCCCCTCGCCGCCTGATGCGCAGATTGGTGGCCGGCAACGACGTCATGCGGCGTACCGCCTCCTGGAGTGTGAGCACGGAGTCCTCGCGCACGTACTTGCCCAGGATGCGGGCGAACGAACCGTAGGCGCGCGGATGCGGATTGCTCTTGAGAAACACCCCCTCGGCGGCCAGCGATCCGGCGTCGGAGCCCACACTCACCCACGGCTTCCGCAGCTGCTTCGCGATGTTGTCCTCGTTGATGATGAAGTAGATCGTGCCCACGCGCGATCCGTCCTTCACCACCAGGTCCATGGCCGTCTCTTCGATGCCCGTCCCCCGCAGCTTCGCCACTTCGGCGAGCGTCTTGCCCGTGTACTGCTTGAGCGAGTCGGCCTTGAACCCGGAGAACAACACGTGATCGGGTGTGCCCGCGGCCAGCAGCAGGCTTTCCCACTTGTCGGTGGGCGTGCGCATTTCCTCGGCCACCTTCCGGCGAATGGCCGGGTCCTGCAACCGACGCGCCCATTCGGGATATCCGCCTTCCTGCACCCAGGGCGGCATGGCCGCGTCGAGTCCCGTTGCGCCGGCGGTGTAGGGATAGATATCGGCGGTGATTTCGAGGCCCGCCGCACGCGCCGAATCGATGCGCGCCAGCACACGATCCATCTTGGGCCAGTTGCTCTCGCCCGCCGCCTTCAGATGATAGATCTCCGCACGCGCGCCCGATTCCTTCGCGATCGTGATCAGCTCACTCACGGCCTCCTCGAGCTTCACGCCTTCGCTGCGCATGTGCGAGATGTACATCCCGCCATACGGGGCCGCGGCTTTCATCAGCGCGATGAGTTCGGGTGTGCGCGCGTAAAACGCCGGGGCGTAGAT encodes the following:
- a CDS encoding asparaginase domain-containing protein; translated protein: MSIRIIVTGGTFDKEYDELTGSLRFRETHLPEMLRRGRSMLEVQVDVLMMIDSLEMLHHHRQQIVEACVRVPESRIVITHGTDTMAETAQVLAATVPGKTIVLTGAMVPYAFGSSDGLFNLGSALSFAQILPAGVYLAMNGRYFAAGHVMKNREVGVFEEATQGE
- the trmD gene encoding tRNA (guanosine(37)-N1)-methyltransferase TrmD, translated to MLPGLPMLRINIVTIFPGFFTGPLSLSIPAKAAMAGSVQYSLVDLRDFTHDRHRTVDDYPFGGGPGMVMKPGPFFEAVASVGATAPIVLLSPRGRRFTHADAVRFAAGSELTLLCGHYKDVDERVAQHLATEELSLGDFVLSGGEPAALAIVDATVRLLPGAMSDLDSARTDSFFDRGISAPSYTRPAEYEGFGVPEVLVGGDHARVAAWRDAESLRRTREAEARDREEWARREVEIAARESVIAEQERRAAEKAAKRARAKAAKARKHREESP
- the rimM gene encoding ribosome maturation factor RimM (Essential for efficient processing of 16S rRNA), coding for MRSVRCSAAPASSRPVTKPVSPRSCRPRRSCCPRPRPELAEFIVAGRVRRAHGVRGAWAVESLTDAPDALFASGAVLYAGDREGNLLPDQAGVPMALHVEDGRPMNREWLVRVHEVADRDLADTWRGRYLLADAAGLPEADDDEIYVADLIGMRVEVDGRGLVGHVRDVYDAPQGFILEVETTSGRPLVPWHDDLVRSVDEASRTIVLAPLDGLLD
- the rpsP gene encoding 30S ribosomal protein S16; this translates as MAVKIRLRREGRKKTPMYRIVVADSKSPRDGRFIEILGQYQPRGGENAIALKADRVNHWLNVGALPTDTVRSLLRRAGILKARHEARLAAKLQAAAVVLPSSEA
- the ggt gene encoding gamma-glutamyltransferase; protein product: MRLHSLSGIAMAAVLSVPAVPFAQTTPPRPAVESSGGMVVSASAIASEVGRNVLAAGGNAVDAAIATGFALAVTYPTAGNIGGGGFMVIRFPDGRATTIDFREKAPAAATPTMFTDSTGAYSSRIHHNSHRSVGVPGTVAGFALAHQKYGKARWNTIVGPAAQLADTGFLVPTGLAASLTGARNKLSTDSGSLAAYYKAGQPYAAGERLTLGDLGKTLGRIRDQGRDGFYKGTTAQLIAAEMKRGGGLITEADLAAYQAAERAPVRGSFKGYEVISMPPPSSGGVAMIEMLNILEGMDLRAMGHNSPQYVHSLVESMRRAFRDRALYLGDPDFTKPPIDKLTSKAYAEELRRTIDPNKASPSSPADVAQGYESDETTHYSVVDKDGMAVSVTYTLEAGYGLGAVVDGAGFLLNNEMGDFNGKPGLTDSTGLIGTAPNIAQPGKRMLSSMTPTIIARDGKLVAVVGSPGGRTIINTVLEVVLNLTAFDMPVQDAVNAPRLHHQWLPNTVTVERVGFPESTLDALRAKGHVVRVGGQQGTAHSIAIDPRTGKRLGAPDPRDRDAGASGTDR
- a CDS encoding DUF2911 domain-containing protein, whose protein sequence is MNVSRLLTRGASVLAAASLFSVPAAAQSGMNHAPPAGAAQAPASPRDSLAVNIGGADIKVNYGRPSKRGRAIFNGLQDMKWGMVWRTGANEATHFTTSKTLSFGGKDVPAGTYTLFTQLQENLKWELIVNKQTKQWGTDYNKAQDLVRIPMTVTSNNPVVEKMEIQVKPAGKGGEIIVQWDTYKAVAPFTVK
- a CDS encoding D-aminoacylase, which encodes MSTRRTFLAQGAMLAAAPVLGGAAPKDARREATPRRVAVDLIIRGGTVYDGTGSEGRVADVAVHDGRVTEIAARIAERGTEEIDAHGLAVAPGFIDIHSHGDSSLREDPRAESVIRQGVTTIVAGADGSSRFSGDAGDSFAEWAARTAALKPSVNVASMIGLGSVRGKVIGEIDRPATAAELTRMAAMVARAVGEGACGASTGLEYTPGAFASREELIALCRPLAALRLPYATHMRNEDDRLLEAIDESIAVARGAGCPLQISHLKMQGTRNWPKIDASLARLEAARAAGVDAWFDVYPYVAYATGLTNLFPVWSRDGGTAAFLARLDDASVAPRIRTEALAKVELIGGWDNVQISRVSAAGDRDAEGKRLGAWAKARGVDPYEGAVGLLKRNRADVGMLGFAMSEDNLDRLLAHEYSMVCSDGSAFAIDGPTRRGSPHPRGAGTFPRVLGRYVRERKALSLTAAINRMTARPAARVHLRDRGVLAPRMAGDVVVFDPATVADTATFANPFQYPVGIRTVIVNGRVTIRDGQHLPAAGQVIRAS
- a CDS encoding D-aminoacylase, with translation MASAARRISPWLALLATLACSGEPAYDVVIRGGTVYDGSGGPPVVADVAVLGDSIVLVGDVPEKGRTEVDATGMAVSPGFINMLSWATESLIQDGRSQSDIRQGVTLEVMGEGDSMGPLSDTLRASMLAEQGDIKYPITWRTLRGYQDSLVKKGISTNIASFIGATTVRINHVGWADRAPTATELGMMQQEVRKAMEEGALGVGSSLIYAPAFYARTPELIALMKAAAPYGGMYISHMRSEGVKLEEAVSELITIAKESGARAEIYHLKAAGESNWPKMDRVLARIDSARAAGLEITADIYPYTAGATGLDAAMPPWVQEGGYPEWARRLQDPAIRRKVAEEMRTPTDKWESLLLAAGTPDHVLFSGFKADSLKQYTGKTLAEVAKLRGTGIEETAMDLVVKDGSRVGTIYFIINEDNIAKQLRKPWVSVGSDAGSLAAEGVFLKSNPHPRAYGSFARILGKYVREDSVLTLQEAVRRMTSLPATNLRIRRRGALKPGYFADIVVFDPKTIRDNATFEQPHQYATGVRDVFVNGTAVLARGEHTGAKPGRVVLGPGARQ